A genome region from Scomber japonicus isolate fScoJap1 chromosome 15, fScoJap1.pri, whole genome shotgun sequence includes the following:
- the matn1 gene encoding cartilage matrix protein, giving the protein MSPNPPLFLLLLGLIGTQATVDLRTAAAMAAGLCKTRPTDIVFIIDSSRSVRPSEFEQVKVFLAKVIEGLDVGPNATRVGVVNYASRVKNEVSLKTHRTKAALIKAVTKIEPLSTGTMTGLAIQFALNVAFSEGEGARVKSPDISKVAIIVTDGRPQDNVKEVAQRARDAGIEIFAIGVGRVDMSTLKQMASDTLDEHVDYVESYSVIEKLTKKFQEAFCVSDLCATGDHDCEQVCISSPGSYKCACKDGFTLMADGRSCSACSNSATDVVFLIDGSKSVRPENFELVKKWINQIIDKLDVSDSKAHVGLVQYSSLVRQEFPLGRFNNKKDLKDAVKKMAYMERGTMTGQALRYLSDSSFSPSQGARPGVTKVGIVFTDGRSQDYIGDAAKKAKEHGFKMYAVGVGNAVEDELKEIASEPTGEHYFYTADFKTMNQIAKKLQINICQEEDPCECDSLVKFQKKVEDALQALTKKLESMSKRIALLENKIV; this is encoded by the exons ATGTCGCCTAACCCGCCGTTGTTCCTGCTGCTCCTTGGCCTCATAGGAACTCAAGCCACCGTGGACCTCCGCACAGCTGCTGCCATGG CAGCAGGTTTGTGCAAAACACGGCCCACAGACATTGTGTTCATCATCGACAGCAGTCGGAGTGTTCGCCCATCAGAGTTTGAGCAGGTCAAAGTCTTCCTGGCCAAGGTCATCGAGGGGCTGGATGTTGGACCTAATGCCACCCGTGTGGGAGTCGTGAACTACGCCAGCCGTGTGAAGAATGAG GTGTCTCTGAAAACACACCGCACCAAAGCTGCGCTGATCAAGGCTGTGACCAAGATTGAGCCCCTGTCCACTGGAACAATGACAGGTCTGGCCATCCAGTTTGCTCTAAACGTGGCCTTCAGTGAGGGCGAGGGTGCTCGTGTCAAGTCGCCTGATATCAGCAAG GTTGCCATTATCGTGACCGACGGGCGTCCCCAGGACAACGTGAAGGAAGTGGCTCAGCGTGCTCGAGATGCCGGCATTGAGATTTTCGCTATTGGTGTGGGACGTGTGGACATGAGCACCCTGAAGCAGATGGCCAGTGACACCCTGGATGAACATGTGGACTACGTTGAGAGCTACAGCGTCATTGAGAAGCTGACCAAGAAGTTCCAGGAAGCCTTCTGTG tgtcggACCTGTGTGCCACTGGGGATCATGACTGTGAGCAGGTATGCATCAGCAGCCCCGGATCATACAAGTGTGCCTGCAAAGATGGCTTTACCCTCATGGCTGATGGTCGCAGCTGCAGTG CTTGCAGCAACTCAGCAACAGATGTGGTGTTCCTGATCGATGGCTCTAAGAGCGTGCGTCCTGAGAACTTTGAGTTGGTCAAGAAGTGGATCAACCAAATCATTGACAAACTGGATGTTTCTGACAGCAAGGCTCATGTTGGACTGGTGCAGTACTCAAGCTTAGTCAGACAG GAGTTCCCCTTGGGCCGCTTCAACAATAAGAAAGACCTGAAGGATGCTGTGAAGAAGATGGCCTATATGGAGAGGGGAACCATGACAGGCCAGGCCCTCCGCTATCtgtcagacagcagcttcagcCCCAGTCAGGGCGCCCGGCCTGGAGTCACCAAGGTGGGCATTGTCTTTACAGACGGACGCAGCCAGGACTACATCGGAGACGCCGCCAAGAAGGCCAAGGAGCATG GTTTCAAGATGTATGCTGTTGGAGTGGGCAATGCAGTGGAGGATGAGCTGAAAGAGATTGCCTCTGAGCCAACTGGAGAGCACTACTTCTACACTGCTGACTTCAAGACAATGAACCAGATTGCCAAGAAGCTGCAGATTAACATCTGTCAAG AGGAGGACCCTTGTGAATGCGACTCCCTCGTAAAGTTCCAAAAGAAAGTAGAAGATGCCCTACAGGcactaacaaaaaaat TAGAGAGCATGTCGAAGAGGATCGCTTTGCTGGAGAACAAAATCGTCTGA
- the sesn2 gene encoding sestrin-2 isoform X2: MASDPATGLTCRANGEKAPGRGSASGRSCRHLSESETDGGPTVRSLARLCSRDEEERAAALEELSQGVLVGLDLDRPGSARLGKPTLLHLLRLSRSCPLQEVREKATELLRTAQEQGVDVPRALASGPSAFIPTKQTLREGTDQNILIESFLSLGRVDHITMVMALHPAYLSCFLRTQHALLELDGPLPHHWRHYIAAMAAARHHCSYLVQHHSAGFLDAGGEESWLSSLEHAPTKLRSLQMLNKLLAHRPWLITQQHIQELVCPGADPRWSLAELIHAVVLMAQAHSLCSFVWGCGLNPEPDHIGGYTFQPPSPSHFPRSPNSPAHEDGRQELVDGAMEVEVLMKRMVELQQQEEECTQEEMVTRFEKERSESIPTAVVRGAPPDLVLCLVEDQEFTYEDFAPRGEQSPATMRAQDYSWEDHGYSLVNRLLPDMGQLLDEKFQVVSNLTYNRMAMHEDVDTHTLRKALWNYIHCLYGIRYDDYDYGSVNVLLERSLKVFVKTMACHPEQTTAHVYHSFWRHFRHSEKVHANLIVMEARLQAALLYTLRAITHYMR; this comes from the exons ATGGCGAGTGACCCTGCGACGGGCTTAACATGCCGGGCTAACGGAGAGAAAGCACCGGGGCGAGGGTCCGCTTCTGGCCGCTCATGTCGCCACCTGTCTGAGTCAGAAACTGACGGTGGCCCGACCGTGAGGAGCTTAGCACGGCTGTGCAGCAGGGACGAGGAGGAGCGGGCAGCGGCTCTGGAGGAGCTGAGCCAGGGGGTCCTGGTGGGCTTGGATCTGGACCGGCCCGGTTCGGCACGGCTGGGCAAACCAACGCTTCTGCATCTGCTCCGGCTCTCCAGGTCGTGTCCACTGCAGGAGGTGCGGGAGAAAGCCACGGAGCTGCTGCGGACTGCGCAG GAACAAGGAGTTGATGTACCACGTGCTCTGGCCTCTGGCCCAAGTGCCTTTATTCCAACAAaacag ACATTGAGAGAAGGAACAGACCAGAACATCTTGATTGAATCTTTTCTTTCATTGGGTCGTGTGGACCACATCACCATGGTAATGGCACTGCACCCTGCTTACCTCAGCTGCTTCCTGAGGACCCAACATGCTTTGTTGGAGCTGGATGGCCCCTTGCCCCACCATTGGAGACATTACATTGCTGCCATG GCTGCAGCTCGACACCACTGCTCGTACCTAGTGCAGCATCACAGCGCAGGATTCCTGGACGCTGGTGGGGAGGAGAGCTGGCTGAGCAGCCTGGAGCACGCTCCCACCAAACTCCGCAGCCTGCAAATGCTCAACAAGCTGCTGGCACACAGACCCTGgctcatcacacagcagcacatccaG GAACTGGTGTGTCCTGGAGCAGATCCTCGCTGGTCATTGGCTGAACTTATTCATGCCGTGGTCCTTATGGCACAAGCTCACTCTCTCTGTTCATTCGTCTGGGGCTGCGGCTTAAATCCTGAACCTGACCACATCGGAGGTTATACCTTCCAGCCTCCTTCACCCAGTCACTTCCCTCGCAGCCCGAATAGTCCCGCTCATGAGGATGGCAGACAAGAG TTGGTTGATGGAGCaatggaggtggaggtgttgatgaagaggatggtggagctgcagcagcaggaggaggagtgcaCACAGGAAGAGATGGTCACTCGCTttgagaaggaaaggagcgagagCATACCAACAG cGGTTGTGCGGGGCGCTCCACCTGACCTGGTGCTTTGTCTGGTGGAGGATCAAGAGTTCACATATGAGGACTTTGCCCCTAGAGGAGAGCAGTCACCAGCCACCATGAGAGCTCAG GACTATTCATGGGAGGACCATGGCTACTCTCTGGTCAACAGATTACTGCCAGACATGGGCCAGCTCCTCGATGAGAAATTCCAG GTTGTGAGCAACTTAACCTACAACAGGATGGCCATGCATGAAGATGTGGACACTCACACTCTGAGGAAAGCCCTGTGGAACTACATCCACTGCCTCTATGGGATACG ATACGACGATTACGACTATggaagtgtgaatgtgttgctGGAGCGCTCTTTGAAGGTGTTTGTCAAAACCATGGCCTGTCATCCTGAGCAGACCACAGCACATGTTTACCACTCCTTCTGGAGACACTTCAGACACTCTGAAAAG GTTCATGCAAACCTTATAGTGATGGAGGCCCGACTACAAGCAGCCCTTCTGTACACCTTACGAGCCATCACACACTACATGAGATGA
- the sesn2 gene encoding sestrin-2 isoform X1 has product MASDPATGLTCRANGEKAPGRGSASGRSCRHLSESETDGGPTVRSLARLCSRDEEERAAALEELSQGVLVGLDLDRPGSARLGKPTLLHLLRLSRSCPLQEVREKATELLRTAQEQGVDVPRALASGPSAFIPTKQTLREGTDQNILIESFLSLGRVDHITMVMALHPAYLSCFLRTQHALLELDGPLPHHWRHYIAAMAAARHHCSYLVQHHSAGFLDAGGEESWLSSLEHAPTKLRSLQMLNKLLAHRPWLITQQHIQELVCPGADPRWSLAELIHAVVLMAQAHSLCSFVWGCGLNPEPDHIGGYTFQPPSPSHFPRSPNSPAHEDGRQELVDGAMEVEVLMKRMVELQQQEEECTQEEMVTRFEKERSESIPTAVVRGAPPDLVLCLVEDQEFTYEDFAPRGEQSPATMRAQDYSWEDHGYSLVNRLLPDMGQLLDEKFQVVSNLTYNRMAMHEDVDTHTLRKALWNYIHCLYGIRYDDYDYGSVNVLLERSLKVFVKTMACHPEQTTAHVYHSFWRHFRHSEKVRTSSNTHLTCTLQSQRLDHLTFYACPPSLPATQHRMNHLTF; this is encoded by the exons ATGGCGAGTGACCCTGCGACGGGCTTAACATGCCGGGCTAACGGAGAGAAAGCACCGGGGCGAGGGTCCGCTTCTGGCCGCTCATGTCGCCACCTGTCTGAGTCAGAAACTGACGGTGGCCCGACCGTGAGGAGCTTAGCACGGCTGTGCAGCAGGGACGAGGAGGAGCGGGCAGCGGCTCTGGAGGAGCTGAGCCAGGGGGTCCTGGTGGGCTTGGATCTGGACCGGCCCGGTTCGGCACGGCTGGGCAAACCAACGCTTCTGCATCTGCTCCGGCTCTCCAGGTCGTGTCCACTGCAGGAGGTGCGGGAGAAAGCCACGGAGCTGCTGCGGACTGCGCAG GAACAAGGAGTTGATGTACCACGTGCTCTGGCCTCTGGCCCAAGTGCCTTTATTCCAACAAaacag ACATTGAGAGAAGGAACAGACCAGAACATCTTGATTGAATCTTTTCTTTCATTGGGTCGTGTGGACCACATCACCATGGTAATGGCACTGCACCCTGCTTACCTCAGCTGCTTCCTGAGGACCCAACATGCTTTGTTGGAGCTGGATGGCCCCTTGCCCCACCATTGGAGACATTACATTGCTGCCATG GCTGCAGCTCGACACCACTGCTCGTACCTAGTGCAGCATCACAGCGCAGGATTCCTGGACGCTGGTGGGGAGGAGAGCTGGCTGAGCAGCCTGGAGCACGCTCCCACCAAACTCCGCAGCCTGCAAATGCTCAACAAGCTGCTGGCACACAGACCCTGgctcatcacacagcagcacatccaG GAACTGGTGTGTCCTGGAGCAGATCCTCGCTGGTCATTGGCTGAACTTATTCATGCCGTGGTCCTTATGGCACAAGCTCACTCTCTCTGTTCATTCGTCTGGGGCTGCGGCTTAAATCCTGAACCTGACCACATCGGAGGTTATACCTTCCAGCCTCCTTCACCCAGTCACTTCCCTCGCAGCCCGAATAGTCCCGCTCATGAGGATGGCAGACAAGAG TTGGTTGATGGAGCaatggaggtggaggtgttgatgaagaggatggtggagctgcagcagcaggaggaggagtgcaCACAGGAAGAGATGGTCACTCGCTttgagaaggaaaggagcgagagCATACCAACAG cGGTTGTGCGGGGCGCTCCACCTGACCTGGTGCTTTGTCTGGTGGAGGATCAAGAGTTCACATATGAGGACTTTGCCCCTAGAGGAGAGCAGTCACCAGCCACCATGAGAGCTCAG GACTATTCATGGGAGGACCATGGCTACTCTCTGGTCAACAGATTACTGCCAGACATGGGCCAGCTCCTCGATGAGAAATTCCAG GTTGTGAGCAACTTAACCTACAACAGGATGGCCATGCATGAAGATGTGGACACTCACACTCTGAGGAAAGCCCTGTGGAACTACATCCACTGCCTCTATGGGATACG ATACGACGATTACGACTATggaagtgtgaatgtgttgctGGAGCGCTCTTTGAAGGTGTTTGTCAAAACCATGGCCTGTCATCCTGAGCAGACCACAGCACATGTTTACCACTCCTTCTGGAGACACTTCAGACACTCTGAAAAGGTACGGACCAGTTCAAACACTCACCTGACCTGCACTCTTCAGTCACAACGACTGGATCATCTGACATTTTATGCATGTCCTCCCTCTTTGCCAGCTACTCAGCACAGAATgaatcatttgacattttag
- the sesn2 gene encoding sestrin-2 isoform X3 — MMSEQGVDVPRALASGPSAFIPTKQTLREGTDQNILIESFLSLGRVDHITMVMALHPAYLSCFLRTQHALLELDGPLPHHWRHYIAAMAAARHHCSYLVQHHSAGFLDAGGEESWLSSLEHAPTKLRSLQMLNKLLAHRPWLITQQHIQELVCPGADPRWSLAELIHAVVLMAQAHSLCSFVWGCGLNPEPDHIGGYTFQPPSPSHFPRSPNSPAHEDGRQELVDGAMEVEVLMKRMVELQQQEEECTQEEMVTRFEKERSESIPTAVVRGAPPDLVLCLVEDQEFTYEDFAPRGEQSPATMRAQDYSWEDHGYSLVNRLLPDMGQLLDEKFQVVSNLTYNRMAMHEDVDTHTLRKALWNYIHCLYGIRYDDYDYGSVNVLLERSLKVFVKTMACHPEQTTAHVYHSFWRHFRHSEKVRTSSNTHLTCTLQSQRLDHLTFYACPPSLPATQHRMNHLTF, encoded by the exons ATGATGTCG GAACAAGGAGTTGATGTACCACGTGCTCTGGCCTCTGGCCCAAGTGCCTTTATTCCAACAAaacag ACATTGAGAGAAGGAACAGACCAGAACATCTTGATTGAATCTTTTCTTTCATTGGGTCGTGTGGACCACATCACCATGGTAATGGCACTGCACCCTGCTTACCTCAGCTGCTTCCTGAGGACCCAACATGCTTTGTTGGAGCTGGATGGCCCCTTGCCCCACCATTGGAGACATTACATTGCTGCCATG GCTGCAGCTCGACACCACTGCTCGTACCTAGTGCAGCATCACAGCGCAGGATTCCTGGACGCTGGTGGGGAGGAGAGCTGGCTGAGCAGCCTGGAGCACGCTCCCACCAAACTCCGCAGCCTGCAAATGCTCAACAAGCTGCTGGCACACAGACCCTGgctcatcacacagcagcacatccaG GAACTGGTGTGTCCTGGAGCAGATCCTCGCTGGTCATTGGCTGAACTTATTCATGCCGTGGTCCTTATGGCACAAGCTCACTCTCTCTGTTCATTCGTCTGGGGCTGCGGCTTAAATCCTGAACCTGACCACATCGGAGGTTATACCTTCCAGCCTCCTTCACCCAGTCACTTCCCTCGCAGCCCGAATAGTCCCGCTCATGAGGATGGCAGACAAGAG TTGGTTGATGGAGCaatggaggtggaggtgttgatgaagaggatggtggagctgcagcagcaggaggaggagtgcaCACAGGAAGAGATGGTCACTCGCTttgagaaggaaaggagcgagagCATACCAACAG cGGTTGTGCGGGGCGCTCCACCTGACCTGGTGCTTTGTCTGGTGGAGGATCAAGAGTTCACATATGAGGACTTTGCCCCTAGAGGAGAGCAGTCACCAGCCACCATGAGAGCTCAG GACTATTCATGGGAGGACCATGGCTACTCTCTGGTCAACAGATTACTGCCAGACATGGGCCAGCTCCTCGATGAGAAATTCCAG GTTGTGAGCAACTTAACCTACAACAGGATGGCCATGCATGAAGATGTGGACACTCACACTCTGAGGAAAGCCCTGTGGAACTACATCCACTGCCTCTATGGGATACG ATACGACGATTACGACTATggaagtgtgaatgtgttgctGGAGCGCTCTTTGAAGGTGTTTGTCAAAACCATGGCCTGTCATCCTGAGCAGACCACAGCACATGTTTACCACTCCTTCTGGAGACACTTCAGACACTCTGAAAAGGTACGGACCAGTTCAAACACTCACCTGACCTGCACTCTTCAGTCACAACGACTGGATCATCTGACATTTTATGCATGTCCTCCCTCTTTGCCAGCTACTCAGCACAGAATgaatcatttgacattttag